The genomic interval GCAAAAGACAGGGTTCCTTAAAACCATGTCCGGTCCTTCACTCAGGTAAGCCTTCGCAAGAACGTTTTTACCTCACTGAACGGCCCGACATGGTTTTTATTTTTTTGAACGCATGAGAAAAAACAACCCGCTCAGGCTGAACAGGGTGGTCCAGATTCTATACATGAGATAGATAGATGCCCCGGCGGTAACAGTTCCGCTTGAAACCAGAAAAAGCAGGGTCTCAAAGGCCGCTTCATTGACCCCCAGCCCGGCAGCAGGGGCAGGGATGATCCCGGCCAGAAAAGAAAGGGGGGTGGCAATAAATATTTCATTAAAATCCGGAGACTGCGGCAGGTTCTGAATCCGGGAAAGCAGGTAAATAGAAAAAATAAAAGCAAGTTGCTGCAAGGCCGTCAATCCTGCGATCCGCAAAACAGTCATGACTGAATTGCGGTAGAGCAGCAGAGCAGTGACAACCTCCCCGATCTTTTCGCCAAGTTTCGAACCCCTGAAAAATCTGCTCTGTCCGGATTCGGAAACACCCAGATGCATCAACAGCGGAAACCCGATCAGCAAACCCAGCCAGACCAGACCGAACAGGACCAGCACAGGTTGAACAATTATCTTTAATTCAGATGAATGTTCCAGCTGCGACCAGTTAATAATTACCCCCAGACTGCTGATGGAAAGCAAGCTCATAAGACCGATAATACGGTCCACAATAATGGCCGCCCCGATTTTCGCGCCCTGACCGGTAATACGGACGGTGTAAAAATAGCGGGCCACATCGCCGCTGGCGGCTCCCAGCACGCATTGAATAAAAAAATACATTATGGCCGAAATCCTGAAACTGTCCTTCAGAAAAATGGACAATCCGGCCCCTTTCAGCAACTCCATATAACGAAAAGCAGCCACCCCCATCCCAAAGGCGATAAGCACACAGGCCGCAATAAGAAGCGGGAGGGATTCAGTATCCACCGTCAGATATTCAAGGCGGATTCCCCCGGACTTAACCAGCCAGAAAAGAAGTCCCCCGGCGAGGAGGACTTTAAATACGTTGATTACAAGAGCCTTGCGGCGACTTGTTGCAGGTTCTGGAAAAGTCAAATCTACTCCGTCCCATCTTCCAGCTTGGTGCAGTCCAGACGCATTTCAACAAGATCCTCATCATAATTCTCGTTTATCTCGAAACCGAATTTGCGGGAAAGGCCCTGCATGGCCTTGTTTTCAAAAAGAGTCTGCCCCACCAGCCAATGGGTGCCGCGTTCTTTGGTATAACTGATTATCTTATGAAAAAGCATGGAACCGAGCCCGGTTCCCTTAAGATCGGAACGGACCACAATGGCGAACTCCGCCTCGGAATTATCCGGCTTGGTGGAGGTGCGCACCACGCCGAGTGTTTCAGGATTTCCCTCTTCATTCATGGCCGTGGCAATAAAAGCCATCTCGCGGTCATAGTTGATCTGAGTGAAGCGGGACATATCTTTATGGTCGAAATCCCGGCGAACCACCCCGAAAAAGCGCATACGCATATCTTCATCGGAAACCCGGGCCAGAAACTCATAATGCGCAGGCTCATCTTCCGGACGGATGGGGCGCAGGGTGACCTGCCTGCTGTCACGAAGCACCACGCATTCTTCCAGTTCACGCGGGTAGGGCCGGATAGCCAGCTGCGGGCAGTCCTCCCGGCACTCGGCCACCAGAATCTTGGCTCCGAGAGCCAGCACTCCGGTGTCATCCCCGTAAAGGGGGTTGATATCCAGATGCACGATCTGGGGGATATCGATAAACAGCTGCGAGACCTGTATCAAGGTCAGACAAAGATCGTCAATGTCCGCAGGGGGCTGGGTTGGAGTTCCCGAAAGCAACCGCGAAATACGGGTCCTGCTGATCAGTTCGCGGGCAAGGCTCATATTCAGCGGAACCATGGCCACGGCCTGATCGCGAACCACCTCGCGGGTCATGCCCCCGTGCCCGAAATGGATTATCGGCCCGAAGGTGGAGTCCGCGG from Desulfovibrio sp. JC010 carries:
- a CDS encoding lysylphosphatidylglycerol synthase transmembrane domain-containing protein; this translates as MTFPEPATSRRKALVINVFKVLLAGGLLFWLVKSGGIRLEYLTVDTESLPLLIAACVLIAFGMGVAAFRYMELLKGAGLSIFLKDSFRISAIMYFFIQCVLGAASGDVARYFYTVRITGQGAKIGAAIIVDRIIGLMSLLSISSLGVIINWSQLEHSSELKIIVQPVLVLFGLVWLGLLIGFPLLMHLGVSESGQSRFFRGSKLGEKIGEVVTALLLYRNSVMTVLRIAGLTALQQLAFIFSIYLLSRIQNLPQSPDFNEIFIATPLSFLAGIIPAPAAGLGVNEAAFETLLFLVSSGTVTAGASIYLMYRIWTTLFSLSGLFFLMRSKK